The Glycine soja cultivar W05 chromosome 6, ASM419377v2, whole genome shotgun sequence genome has a window encoding:
- the LOC114414003 gene encoding patatin-like protein 2: protein MERTLSSLLQIQPPTYGNLVTILSIDGGGIRGIIPATILAFLEAQLQELDGEDARLADYFDVIAGTSTGGIVTAMLSAPNDNQRPLFAAKDIKPFYLEHCPKIFPQHSGLWGSVGKLLGSLGGPKYDGKYLKEVVREKLGQTRLHETLTNIVIPTFDIKTLQPIIFSSYQIKRSPCLDARLSDICISTSAAPTYLPAYHFKNQDSQGNTHEFNLIDGGVCANNPTLVAMNQVTKQIINENPDFFSIKPMEYGRFLIISLGTGTPKNEQKFNAQMAAKWGLLDWLTNSGSTPLIDVFTQSSADMVDFHLATVTQALHSENNYLRIQDDTLTGTDSSVDIATKENLEKLSQIGERLLKKPVSQINLEDGLFESVGNGETNENALKRFAKILSQERRLRESKSPHTKKVPSYFAREF from the exons ATGGAGAGAACATTGTCATCCCTTCTACAGATTCAGCCTCCAACCTATGGAAATTTAGTCACTATTCTCAGCATCGACGGAGGTGGTATCAGGGGCATTATCCCCGCAACTATTCTTGCTTTCCTTGAAGCCCAACTTCAG GAGTTGGACGGTGAGGATGCAAGGCTTGCAGACTATTTTGATGTGATTGCTGGAACAAGCACAGGTGGTATTGTAACAGCTATGCTAAGTGCTCCAAATGATAATCAGCGTCCTCTATTTGCAGCCAAGGATATCAAGCCCTTTTACTTGGAACATTGCCCAAAGATTTTCCCACAACACAG TGGCTTGTGGGGATCGGTAGGAAAGTTGCTGGGATCGTTGGGAGGACCAAAATACGATGGAAAATACCTTAAAGAAGTGGTGAGAGAGAAACTAGGGCAGACACGTTTGCATGAAACGCTGACGAATATAGTGATTCCCACGTTTGACATAAAGACATTGCAACCAATCATTTTCTCCTCTTACCAAATCAAGAGGTCTCCTTGCTTGGATGCTCGACTCTCTGACATATGCATCAGCACTTCTGCCGCACCTACTTATCTTCCAGCCTACCACTTCAAGAACCAAGATTCACAAGGAAACACGCACGAATTCAACCTTATTGATGGTGGCGTTTGTGCTAATAATCCG ACTTTAGTGGCGATGAATCAAGTAACAAAGCAGATAATTAATGAAAATCCGGACTTCTTTTCCATCAAGCCAATGGAATATGGTCGTTTCCTGataatctctctaggcactggAACCCCTAAGAATGAACAGAAATTCAATGCACAAATGGCAGCAAAATGGGGTCTGTTGGATTGGTTAACCAATTCTGGTTCTACTCCCTTAATCGATGTGTTTACTCAGTCCAGCGCAGATATGGTTGATTTTCATCTTGCTACCGTCACTCAAGCACTGCATTCAGAAAATAATTACCTTCGGATACAG GATGATACATTGACCGGTACAGACTCTTCAGTTGATATTGCCACAAAAGAGAATTTGGAAAAACTTAGCCAAATTGGTGAGAGGTTGTTGAAGAAACCAGTATCTCAGATCAATTTGGAGGATGGTCTGTTTGAATCGGTAGGAAATGGGGAGACCAATGAAAATGCTCTCAAAAG GTTTGCGAAAATACTTTCGCAAGAGAGGAGGCTCCGAGAATCAAAATCCCCTCACACTAAGAAGGTCCCAAGCTACTTTGCTCGTGAATTCTGA
- the LOC114414704 gene encoding probable carboxylesterase 2: MDVPNSPEISVDVPPYLRVHKDSTVERIAGTQVVPAGLDSDTNVVSKDILVVPETGVTGRLYRPNSTPPTANKLPLLVYFHGGAFCISSASDPLYHTSLNNLVAEANVVALSVNYRLAPEHPLPTAYQDSWSAIQWVADASRAKQHHQEDWIRDNVDFDRVFLAGDSAGANLGHYMALKLNNNFPTNDGFDFKVAGLIMVNPYFWGKEAIGVEITDPERKKMVDKWWSFVCPSDKGNDDPLINPFVEEAPGIEGVACDRVLVTVAEKDILRERGKLYHKMLSNSDWRGTAEFHETPGEDHVFHIFNPDCEQAKSLIKRIAHFINEH; encoded by the coding sequence ATGGATGTTCCAAACAGCCCGGAAATCTCGGTTGATGTTCCTCCTTACCTTCGAGTGCACAAAGACAGCACGGTCGAGAGAATTGCCGGCACCCAAGTCGTTCCCGCAGGCCTCGATTCCGACACCAACGTTGTCTCCAAAGACATCCTCGTCGTCCCCGAAACCGGCGTCACTGGCAGGCTCTACCGTCCCAATTCCACCCCGCCAACCGCCAATAAGCTCCCTTTACTTGTCTACTTCCACGGCGGCGCCTTCTGCATCTCCTCCGCCTCCGATCCTCTCTACCACACCTCTCTCAACAACCTCGTCGCCGAGGCCAACGTTGTCGCTCTCTCCGTCAATTACAGGCTCGCGCCAGAACACCCTCTTCCCACCGCGTACCAAGACTCTTGGTCCGCGATTCAATGGGTCGCTGACGCCTCTCGTGCTAAACAACACCACCAAGAAGATTGGATCAGGGACAACGTTGACTTTGACAGAGTCTTCCTAGCAGGGGACAGCGCAGGTGCCAACCTGGGACACTACATGGccttaaaattgaataataattttcCAACAAATGATGGTTTCGATTTCAAGGTTGCGGGTCTTATCATGGTGAACCCTTATTTCTGGGGAAAGGAAGCAATTGGAGTGGAGATTACTGATCCGGAGAGGAAGAAGATGGTGGATAAGTGGTGGAGTTTTGTTTGTCCTTCGGATAAAGGGAACGATGACCCTTTGATTAACCCCTTTGTGGAGGAGGCTCCGGGTATTGAAGGGGTTGCTTGCGATAGGGTTCTTGTTACTGTTGCGGAGAAAGACATACTGAGGGAAAGGGGGAAGCTTTATCACAAAATGTTGAGCAACAGTGACTGGAGAGGAACTGCTGAGTTCCACGAGACTCCAGGGGAGGATCATGTGTTTCACATCTTCAACCCCGACTGCGAGCAAGCAAAGAGTTTGATTAAACGCATTGCTCATTTCATTAATGAACATTGA
- the LOC114414706 gene encoding uncharacterized protein LOC114414706, whose protein sequence is MIINFHMGVFYHEEPPNHPKRCKYLVATFIKEVFSSCQSFAARLSTSSFEDEYPVSDFDEEQELFISAVISRTMEKQKHKPNVLRHNFSWVYSPATKELYFTTQAVAPQEKVESDQESDEGEEFLSVKSYFSRCSSSPSGGEAFYSVKTNLSRCSSLNELDLSKYRRPSVIQEFCHCEGWPFGLCRRAVLLPPLPKSPSESWLSLKMQPTSNKP, encoded by the exons ATGATAATTAATTTCCACATGGGTGTGTTCTACCATGAAGAGCCACCAAACCATCCCAAGAGATGCAAATACCTTGTGGCAACTTTTATTAAGGAAGTTTTCTCCAGTTGCCAGAGTTTTGCAGCACGGCTTTCAACTTCAAGTTTTGAGGATGAGTACCCAGTGAGCGATTTTGACGAGGAACAAGAA TTGTTTATCTCAGCAGTGATAAGCCGAACCATGGAGAAACAGAAGCACAAGCCAAATGTGTTGAGACACAACTTTTCTTGGGTATACTCTCCAGCAACGAAAGAACTTTATTTCACTACTCAGGCAGTGGCACCACAAGAAAAGGTGGAGAGTGATCAAGAAagtgatgaaggagaagagttTCTGTCAGTTAAAAGTTATTTCTCACGCTGTTCAAGTTCGCCAAGTGGGGGGGAAGCATTCTATTCTGTGAAGACAAACCTTTCACGATGTTCAAGCTTGAACGAACTTGACTTGTCCAAATATAGGAGGCCCTCAGTGATTCAGGAGTTTTGTCATTGCGAGGGATGGCCTTTTGGTCTTTGCCGCAGAGCTGTGTTGCTTCCACCACTGCCCAAGTCACCTTCTGAGTCATGGTTGTCGCTTAAAATGCAACCAACTTCTAACAAACCATGA
- the LOC114414707 gene encoding uncharacterized protein LOC114414707 yields MARGKWVCSYKKTTLLVCFFNIAVALYVLRSLYASLYIYSGNVSRNAALYSPDQIRKMEESIQIRWEFKPVELIKWVKALEAEFSSETEAVKLPWHLKQNIIDEILQRLRSLNSSRTDIAMEREVVESWRKEKLEEVKSALVKGTSNSTIPHEEAGMLVRALESDWAVLCEEIGLWIPAQVSNKEHDDKPEGAEEFEEEVLPGRPVSPECHAELHTDYDGAAVRWGLTFHKDSAADCCQACLDHAKHAKEGEKKCNIWVYCPSEFGCHSPDIYQHKHQECWLKYAEKPRLNFKDKYPESYRNSHPSAPVIVPWVSGVISS; encoded by the exons ATGGCGAGAGGCAAGTGGGTTTGTTCCTACAAGAAAACCACTCTTTTAGTTTGCTTCTTCAACATTGCTGTTGCTCTCTACGTTCTTCGCTCTCTCTATGCTTCTCTTTACATCTACTCCGGAAACGTTTCCCGCAACG CTGCGTTGTATAGCCCAGATCAGATTCGGAAAATGGAGGAATCAATCCAAATCCGCTGGGAATTTAAACCTGTGGAGTTAATTAAGTGG GTGAAGGCTTTAGAAGCGGAGTTTTCGAGTGAAACTGAGGCAGTTAAGTTGCCCTGGCATTTGAAACAGAACATAATTGATGAGATCTTGCAGAGACTAAGGAGCTTGAATTCCAGTAGAACAGATATTGCTATGGAACGAG AAGTAGTTGAGAGTTGGCGCAAAGAAAAACTGGAAGAGGTCAAGTCAGCTCTTGTGAAGGGGACTTCCAATTCAACCATCCCCCATGAAGAAGCTG GTATGCTAGTAAGAGCTTTGGAGTCTGATTGGGCTGTGCTCTGTGAAGAGATTGGCCTCTGGATACCTGCTCAAGTTTCTAATAAAGAACATGACGACAAACCTGAGGGTGCAGAGGAGTTTG AGGAGGAGGTCCTTCCTGGCAGACCCGTTTCACCCGAGTGCCATGCTGAACTGCACACAGATTATGATGGCGCCGCAGTAAGATGGGGTCTTACCTTCCACAAAGATAGTGCAGCTGATTGCTGTCAGGCTTGCTTGGACCATGCGAAACATGCCAAAGAAGGGGAAAAGAAATGCAATATATGGGTTTATTGCCCATCTGAGTTTGGGTGTCATTCTCCAGATATCTACCAGCACAAACATCAGGAATGTTGGCTGAAATAT GCTGAGAAACCTCGACTAAATTTTAAGGATAAGTATCCTGAATCATATCGAAATTCACATCCTTCTGCACCAGTGATCGTTCCATGGGTCTCTGGAGTTATCAGTTCATGA
- the LOC114414708 gene encoding uncharacterized protein LOC114414708, whose product MWGFGGRYYWERKVACEKVDGIVVVFAWMSSEEKHLMKYVDLYSSIGWNSLVCHSQFLNMFFPEKATILAVDILNELVEVLKIRPCPIVFASFSGGAKACMQKVLQIISGNSEAHNMDDYQIVRDCISGYIYDSSPVDFTSDLGVRFLLQPSVLKVSHPPRFASWIANGIASGLDSLFLSRFESQRAEYWWTLYSTINMQVPYLILCSENDNLAPFQVISNFFQRLKDLGGDVKLLKWSASPHVGHFRHHPIDYKAAITEILGKAVAIYHSKNSRIEDEKQGIEGTKDEITDPFSELRKAAMFSTSFQGFALAPSDNLSSSSTEYYVGKGVGTIADERKGGFIHLPSRPSINANGVLGQILFDVCVPKNVEDWCIRSNSKNALVAGTRKHVPFNPIKCIRRSRL is encoded by the exons atgtgggGATTTGGTGGTAGATATTATTGGGAAAGAAAAGTGGCTTGTGAAAAAGTCGATGGGATAGTTGTGGTGTTCGCGTGGATGTCAAGCGAGGAGAAGCACTTGATGAAATACGTGGACCTCTATTCCTCTATTGGATGGAATTCACTCGTTTGCCATTCTCAATTTCTCAATAT GTTCTTCCCAGAGAAAGCCACAATTCTTGCTGTTGATATTCTTAATGAACTTGTTGAG GTGCTGAAAATCAGGCCTTGCCCCATTGTTTTTGCATCCTTTTCAGGCGGTGCAAAAGCTTGTATGCAGAAGGTTCTTCAG ATAATTAGTGGCAACTCTGAAGCTCATAATATG GATGACTACCAGATAGTTAGAGACTGTATTTCTGGCTATATTTATGATTCAAGCCCAGTTGATTTTACCAGTGATTTGGGTGTTCGATTTCTTCTACAACCAAGTGTTTTAAAAGTGTCCCACCCTCCAAGATTTGCTTCATGGATTGCAAATGGCATAGCTTCTGGTCTTGATTCTCTTTTCCTCAGTAGATTTGAATCACAGCGTGCAGAATATTGGTGGACACTTTACTCCACCATT aATATGCAGGTCCCGTATCTCATTTTATGTTCAGAAAATGATAATCTTGCTCCTTTTCaagttatttcaaattttttccaAAGACTAAAAGACCTTGGTGGAGATGTCAAATTGTTAAAATGGAGTGCTTCTCCTCATGTAG GTCATTTTCGGCATCATCCAATTGATTACAAGGCTGCTATCACTGAGATCCTTGGCAAGGCAGTTGCAATTTATCATTCCAAAAATAGTCGAATTGAAGACGAGAAACAGGGTATAGAAGGAACAAAAGATGAGATCACAGATCCGTTCTCTGAATTGAGGAAAGCAGCAATGTTCTCAACTAGTTTTCAGGGTTTTGCTCTTGCTCCAAGTGATAATTTGTCTTCTAGTTCAACGGAGTATTATGTGGGTAAAGGTGTTGGCACCATAGCAGATGAACGCAAAGGAGGGTTTATTCATCTCCCGAGCCGTCCTAGCATCAATGCAAATGGGGTTCTTGGCCAAATATTGTTTGATGTTTGTGTGCCCAAGAATGTTGAGGATTGGTGTATCAGGTCAAATTCCAAGAATGCACTAGTAGCAGGTACAAGGAAGCATGTTCCATTTAATCCGATAAAATGCATTCGGCGTTCAAGGTTGTAA
- the LOC114414709 gene encoding uncharacterized protein LOC114414709, which produces MKILVTGASGFLGGKLCDALVRQGYSVRVLVRSTSDISALSPHIEIFYGDITDYASLLAACFSCTLVFHLAALVEPWLPDPSKFFSVNVGGLKNVLAAVKETRTVEKLLYTSSFFALGPTDGIVADENQVHHEKYFCTEYEKSKVAADKIAVQAASEGVPIVLLYPGVIYGPGKVTAGNVLARMIVERFSGRLPGYVGYGNDRFSFSHVEDVVEGHIAAMKKGEAGNRYLLTGENASFKHVFDMAAAITHTKKPLFSIPLWLIQLYGCLSVFFSRITGMLPLISPPTVHVLRHRWEYSCDKAKRELDYRPRSLKDGLAEVLLWLKNLGLIRY; this is translated from the exons atgaagatatTGGTGACCGGCGCATCCGGTTTCCTCGGTGGAAAACTCTGCGACGCCCTCGTCCGGCAAGGTTACTCTGTCAGGGTTCTCGTAAGATCCACCAGCGATATCTCCGCCCTTTCTCCGCACATCGAAATCTTCTACGGCGACATCACCGACTACGCCTCTCTCCTCGCCGCCTGCTTCTCCTGCACTCTCGTCTTCCACCTTGCCGCCCTCGTCGAACCCTGGCTTCCTGATCCTTCCAAATTCTTCTCC GTCAACGTTGGAGGATTGAAAAACGTGTTGGCGGCGGTGAAGGAGACTCGCACAGTGGAAAAACTCCTGTATACGTCGTCGTTTTTCGCTCTCGGACCAACTGATGGAATCGTCGCCGACGAGAATCAA GTCCATCACGAGAAATATTTCTGTACGGAATATGAGAAATCGAAGGTGGCCGCGGATAAGATTGCGGTGCAAGCTGCGTCGGAGGGGGTGCCAATAGTACTACTGTATCCCGGAGTAATCTATGGGCCTGGCAAGGTCACTGCAGGAAACGTTCTTGCACGAATG ATAGTAGAGCGGTTTAGTGGTCGATTGCCTGGTTACGTGGGGTATGGAAACGATAGATTTTCGTTCAGCCATGTGGAGGATGTGGTGGAAGGGCACATTGCAGCAATGAAAAAAGGAGAAGCTGGGAATAGGTATCTACTAACGGGGGAAAATGCGTCCTTCAAGCATGTTTTTGATATGGCTGCTGCGATTACTCATACTAAAAAACCACTGTTCAGCATCCCATTGTGGCTAATTCAACTCTATGGCTGCCTCTCTGTTTTCTTCTCTAGAATCACCGGAATGCTACCTCTCATCAGTCCACCG ACAGTACATGTTTTAAGACATCGGTGGGAATATTCCTGCGACAAAGCTAAAAGGGAGCTTGATTATAGGCCCAGAAGCCTGAAAGATGGACTTGCAGAGGTACTACTATGGTTGAAGAACTTGGGCCTGATAAGATATTAG